In the Alteromonas sp. M12 genome, one interval contains:
- a CDS encoding chondroitinase-B domain-containing protein: MFAKKFSFPRLVALTMVVSVVGCSASSQNADTSKNSTSQSASAEMLKTADGILINNQQQFLEAAASLQPGDTLILADKEWKDFEILLKGKGTAEKPITLKAQTKGKVILTGLSNLRLSGEYLVVEGLVFKDGYSPTGEVISFREDANTLAYNSRVTEVVIDGFSNTDKFNADKWVVLYGKNNRFDHSHLEGKNNAGVTMAVRLNTEDSQQNHHRIDHNYFGPRPILGSNGGETLRIGTSKYSLTDSFTVVENNYFERCNGEVEIISNKSGKNQFLNNVFLESRGTLTLRHGNGNVVEGNVFFGNGKDHTGGIRVINADQTIRNNYMEGLTGIRFGGGFTILNGVPNSTINRYHQVKNATIENNTIVNVDNINLAGGSDSERTATPIDSSFSNNLIINADGSNPFKIFDDVSGITFANNIASQSPQEEIASGFTIHKSDLVRGDNGLLQSASAQQANVGAAASLKPIAKDETGVSWYPKADAPVEFDSAGVVNVSSAEELMKTIGEVADGSVIMLAPGNYDLNKQLQVKSVVTLKAATPRSVTLYPMRSLTFEIEDGGSLKLDGLNISGVKTPDNAGNVLIRNTKLPTLHNYKLTINNTHITDLNVNHSAHVFDSGYRSMAENIEITDSVFKNITGDVLRLDKEQDDLGIYNAEYVTIKNSSFVNIEGAVAKVYRGGTDESTFGPHFRMTNSTVENVGGGKRNKSASAIFLLGVQQTLLEGNQFTQSKVITIDHTVGEPRTQILNNTFTKTPLPVVTETFAKGPSTAVMKGNVSK, translated from the coding sequence ATGTTTGCTAAAAAATTCTCTTTTCCTCGTCTTGTCGCGCTTACCATGGTTGTTTCAGTTGTGGGTTGTAGCGCATCTTCTCAAAATGCTGACACTAGCAAAAACTCAACTAGCCAATCAGCTTCTGCTGAAATGCTCAAAACCGCAGATGGTATTTTGATTAACAACCAACAGCAGTTTTTAGAAGCCGCGGCCTCATTACAACCTGGCGATACCTTAATTCTCGCTGACAAAGAATGGAAAGATTTTGAAATTCTTTTAAAAGGTAAAGGCACAGCTGAAAAACCAATTACCCTAAAAGCCCAAACCAAAGGCAAAGTCATTTTAACCGGACTTTCTAACTTACGTTTATCTGGTGAATATTTAGTTGTTGAAGGACTCGTATTTAAAGACGGATACAGCCCCACTGGTGAAGTGATTTCGTTCAGAGAAGACGCTAACACCTTAGCTTATAATTCACGAGTAACGGAAGTCGTCATAGATGGATTTAGCAACACGGACAAATTTAATGCGGATAAATGGGTTGTCTTATACGGCAAGAATAACCGTTTTGACCACAGCCATTTGGAAGGTAAAAACAATGCTGGTGTGACCATGGCGGTTAGACTGAATACAGAAGATAGCCAACAGAACCATCACCGCATAGATCATAACTACTTCGGTCCACGTCCAATCCTTGGTTCTAACGGTGGCGAAACACTGCGTATTGGTACCAGTAAGTACTCTTTAACAGACTCTTTCACAGTGGTTGAAAATAATTACTTTGAACGTTGTAACGGTGAAGTGGAAATCATTTCTAATAAATCTGGTAAAAACCAATTCCTTAATAATGTATTTTTAGAAAGCCGCGGAACCTTAACTCTACGTCATGGTAACGGTAACGTAGTCGAAGGCAACGTATTCTTCGGTAATGGCAAAGACCATACTGGTGGTATTCGTGTCATCAACGCTGACCAAACCATTCGCAACAACTATATGGAAGGGTTAACAGGAATTCGTTTTGGTGGTGGCTTTACTATTCTAAACGGCGTGCCTAATTCAACTATTAACCGCTATCATCAAGTTAAAAACGCGACAATCGAAAACAACACTATTGTTAACGTCGACAACATTAATTTGGCTGGCGGCAGTGACAGTGAGCGTACTGCAACACCAATTGACAGCAGCTTTTCAAATAATTTGATCATCAATGCTGACGGCAGTAATCCTTTTAAAATATTTGATGATGTTTCAGGTATTACCTTTGCCAACAACATTGCCAGCCAATCTCCACAAGAAGAGATTGCTTCAGGTTTCACAATACACAAAAGTGATTTGGTCAGAGGCGATAATGGTCTTCTTCAAAGTGCCAGCGCACAGCAAGCCAATGTTGGTGCTGCAGCGTCACTTAAACCTATTGCTAAAGATGAAACCGGTGTAAGTTGGTATCCTAAAGCCGACGCGCCTGTTGAGTTTGATTCTGCAGGTGTGGTGAATGTTTCTTCAGCCGAAGAGCTTATGAAAACAATCGGTGAAGTAGCAGACGGCAGCGTCATAATGCTTGCGCCAGGTAACTATGATCTCAACAAACAACTACAAGTGAAGTCTGTGGTAACCCTTAAAGCCGCTACTCCACGTTCCGTTACTCTTTACCCAATGCGTTCTTTGACTTTTGAGATAGAAGATGGCGGCAGCTTGAAATTAGATGGACTGAATATCTCAGGCGTGAAAACTCCAGACAACGCAGGTAATGTGTTAATTCGAAATACCAAATTACCCACCCTACATAATTACAAATTGACCATCAACAATACGCATATCACCGATTTAAATGTGAACCACTCGGCCCATGTGTTTGACTCTGGTTATCGCAGCATGGCCGAAAATATTGAGATTACTGATAGTGTTTTCAAAAATATCACGGGTGATGTTCTACGCTTAGACAAAGAACAAGATGATTTGGGCATTTATAATGCGGAATACGTCACTATCAAAAATTCTAGTTTTGTGAACATTGAAGGTGCGGTTGCGAAAGTCTATCGTGGCGGTACAGATGAAAGTACTTTTGGTCCACATTTTAGAATGACCAACAGCACCGTTGAAAATGTTGGTGGCGGCAAACGTAATAAATCTGCCTCTGCTATCTTTCTTTTAGGTGTTCAACAGACTCTATTAGAGGGAAATCAGTTTACGCAAAGCAAGGTCATCACTATCGATCATACTGTTGGTGAGCCGCGTACCCAGATATTGAACAATACATTTACTAAAACACCTTTACCGGTAGTGACAGAAACCTTTGCTAAGGGTCCTTCTACTGCGGTTATGAAAGGTAATGTTTCTAAGTGA
- a CDS encoding MFS transporter — MKNLRWWVIALVALATVVNYIDRQSLSVLWPFMGKEIYPEKTDAELKEVYGIISIVFLFSYAFGQALFGKIFDWVGTRMGFVLSIGIWSLATIMHAFAQGILTFSIFRSILGISEAGNWPGAAKANAEWFPTRERALAQGIFNSGAAIGGIVSIPLIAYLALFFSWKAIFVIVGCTGLLWLIPWLIVVKSPPGSHPWITEEEREYILTGQKNEVKCENGISAPEYTPTTGQLLSHKQSWGVIIATAAIDPIWWLFIVWIPTYLVEVYQMDVKGLAIYGWVPYVGAMLGAWFGGLLAQNRLKAGWTVNKTRKLVITMGCLIMLPALLMLSDPGGEVAAVLIMATILFGFQTSIGNVQTLPSDLFGGKSVGTLSGFAGMAAKLAAGVLIYLVPSLTADGNYTVVFVIGAALAILAMASIWILCPKIEPVEAK, encoded by the coding sequence ATGAAGAATTTAAGATGGTGGGTTATTGCTCTCGTTGCTCTGGCAACGGTAGTGAACTATATCGACAGACAATCCTTGAGCGTACTCTGGCCATTCATGGGTAAGGAAATTTATCCTGAAAAAACTGATGCAGAGTTGAAAGAAGTCTACGGTATTATCAGTATTGTTTTCTTATTCTCGTACGCGTTTGGACAAGCGTTATTTGGTAAGATTTTCGATTGGGTCGGAACCCGAATGGGGTTCGTACTGTCCATCGGAATCTGGTCTTTGGCGACGATTATGCACGCCTTTGCCCAAGGTATCTTAACCTTTAGTATCTTTAGATCGATTTTAGGTATTTCTGAGGCAGGTAACTGGCCCGGCGCTGCTAAAGCGAATGCGGAATGGTTTCCAACCCGTGAAAGAGCGTTAGCTCAAGGGATATTCAACTCAGGCGCTGCAATCGGCGGGATAGTTTCAATTCCGTTAATCGCCTACCTTGCATTGTTTTTCAGTTGGAAAGCAATATTTGTGATTGTAGGTTGTACCGGACTACTTTGGCTTATTCCTTGGTTGATTGTTGTTAAATCTCCTCCTGGATCTCACCCTTGGATCACTGAAGAAGAGCGCGAATACATACTGACTGGTCAGAAAAATGAAGTGAAATGTGAAAATGGCATCAGCGCGCCAGAGTACACACCAACTACAGGTCAACTGTTATCTCATAAACAAAGCTGGGGCGTAATTATTGCTACCGCAGCAATCGACCCAATCTGGTGGTTATTTATTGTTTGGATTCCTACCTATTTGGTTGAAGTCTATCAAATGGATGTTAAGGGCTTGGCGATTTACGGTTGGGTTCCTTATGTTGGTGCGATGCTAGGCGCATGGTTTGGTGGCCTACTTGCACAAAATCGTCTTAAAGCCGGCTGGACAGTAAATAAAACCAGAAAACTGGTTATCACTATGGGTTGCTTAATCATGCTGCCTGCATTGTTAATGCTGTCTGATCCAGGTGGTGAAGTTGCTGCTGTACTTATTATGGCGACCATCTTGTTCGGTTTCCAAACCTCTATTGGTAATGTTCAAACACTGCCAAGTGATTTGTTTGGCGGAAAATCTGTTGGTACTTTATCGGGCTTTGCTGGGATGGCCGCGAAGTTGGCTGCCGGTGTGTTGATTTATCTAGTGCCCTCATTAACTGCCGACGGTAACTACACAGTGGTATTTGTGATTGGTGCTGCGTTAGCGATACTAGCAATGGCAAGTATTTGGATATTGTGTCCTAAAATAGAGCCTGTAGAAGCCAAATAG
- a CDS encoding polysaccharide lyase family 7 protein, whose translation MLSLRSICCSSLIGLAVSAAPFGYANQATQANNQSYMPESHRALADGVLLGNFDSLDPTKKPSENFDLLDWTLTLPTDLNKDKKADIIYERPLSGGFELKPLFYTADDGGMVFACPNVGAKTSKNTKYARTELREMLRRGNTRIKTQGITENNWVFDAAHGSVKRKAGAIEGSLEATLAVNRVSTTGDEKKLGRVIIGQIHATDDEPIRLYYRKLPNNSKGSVYFAHEINGGDDEWINLIGTRSHTLANPEDGIELNEKFSYKITVENNILFVTLIRQGKPNITKSFDMSDSGYHKNNQYMYFKAGVYNQNNGGEPKDYVQATFYHLDNQH comes from the coding sequence ATGTTAAGTTTACGCAGTATTTGTTGTAGTTCTCTGATCGGCCTAGCTGTTTCAGCTGCGCCTTTCGGTTATGCAAATCAAGCAACTCAGGCAAACAACCAAAGCTATATGCCTGAGTCTCACCGGGCCCTTGCTGACGGTGTTTTGCTAGGTAACTTTGACTCTCTCGATCCAACTAAAAAGCCAAGTGAAAACTTTGATTTGTTAGATTGGACACTGACACTACCTACCGACCTTAATAAAGATAAAAAAGCCGATATCATATACGAAAGACCATTAAGCGGCGGCTTTGAGTTAAAACCGCTTTTTTATACAGCAGATGATGGTGGGATGGTTTTTGCCTGTCCCAATGTCGGTGCCAAAACCTCCAAAAACACTAAGTACGCTCGAACTGAACTTCGTGAAATGTTAAGGCGTGGAAATACTCGTATTAAAACCCAAGGCATAACTGAAAATAACTGGGTATTCGATGCAGCTCATGGCTCGGTCAAAAGGAAAGCGGGTGCCATTGAGGGGAGCTTAGAAGCGACCTTAGCGGTGAACCGCGTGTCAACCACCGGCGATGAGAAAAAGCTAGGGCGGGTTATCATTGGCCAAATCCATGCCACTGATGATGAACCTATTCGACTCTATTATCGCAAGCTGCCTAATAATTCTAAAGGTTCGGTGTACTTTGCTCATGAAATTAATGGTGGAGATGATGAGTGGATAAACCTAATTGGTACGCGCTCACACACCCTAGCTAATCCGGAAGATGGCATCGAATTAAACGAAAAGTTTAGTTATAAGATCACGGTCGAAAACAATATTCTTTTTGTCACTTTGATTCGCCAAGGCAAACCCAATATCACCAAATCATTTGATATGAGTGACAGCGGCTACCACAAAAATAACCAATACATGTATTTTAAAGCCGGTGTTTATAATCAAAACAATGGCGGCGAACCCAAAGATTACGTGCAAGCCACTTTTTATCATCTAGACAATCAGCACTAG
- a CDS encoding polysaccharide lyase family 7 protein, which translates to MFRKRLHSHNQSQKVHALIVMMLSIGISACGGSSGSTATPPVIPPVVVEPTPEVCVNEIYAITAASDDGSFESGYPPANAVDGLTTPESRWTSNGSNKELILDLGSSKVVGALTIKWYKGNERNAYFSVETSADTSLQNASWTSVLNDAESSGKHSGFELVNLVESDARYIKIIADGNSENTFNSIVEIQVHSCEEANGEFADIFPNEVGIDLLDWYLSVPTDEDNSGTSDSIFETELAAGYTNSEYFYASADNGIVMRSPSYGFKTSQNTSYVRVELREMLRRGNTSISTQGVNKNNWVFASASSQGQANAGGVDGDLRVSLAVNKVTTTGEDYQIGRVVIGQIHANDDEPVRLYYRKLPGNNLGSVYFAHESRVKDSDGDNIETYVEMIGSRSNSASNPSDGIALDEKFSYQISVNVNLLTVTISREGKSDVVANYDMSESLYDQDGQYHYFKVGVYHLNNSSDPDEYAQATFYEIKNSHTGYSASE; encoded by the coding sequence ATGTTTCGAAAGCGGTTACATAGCCACAATCAAAGCCAAAAGGTCCATGCCTTGATAGTCATGATGTTGTCGATTGGGATCAGTGCTTGTGGCGGAAGTAGTGGAAGTACCGCAACTCCACCAGTCATTCCTCCAGTGGTTGTTGAGCCTACACCAGAGGTCTGTGTAAACGAGATATACGCTATTACTGCTGCTAGTGATGATGGTAGTTTTGAAAGTGGATATCCACCTGCAAATGCGGTTGATGGATTGACCACTCCTGAATCAAGATGGACAAGTAATGGCTCAAATAAAGAGTTAATACTTGATCTTGGTAGTAGCAAAGTAGTAGGGGCTTTAACGATTAAGTGGTACAAAGGCAATGAACGTAATGCCTACTTTTCGGTAGAAACCTCGGCGGATACTTCACTTCAAAATGCCAGTTGGACTAGTGTGCTTAACGACGCAGAATCAAGTGGCAAGCACAGCGGCTTTGAGTTGGTCAACTTGGTCGAGTCTGATGCTCGCTACATCAAGATTATTGCTGATGGAAACAGTGAAAACACATTCAACAGTATTGTCGAGATACAAGTCCATAGCTGCGAAGAGGCAAATGGCGAATTCGCAGATATTTTCCCCAATGAAGTGGGTATCGACTTATTAGATTGGTATTTAAGTGTACCAACTGATGAGGATAACAGCGGAACTTCAGACTCCATTTTTGAGACTGAACTAGCTGCGGGTTACACCAATTCCGAGTATTTTTATGCTTCTGCTGACAATGGCATAGTCATGCGTTCTCCAAGTTACGGCTTTAAAACCTCGCAAAACACAAGTTATGTGCGGGTAGAATTGCGAGAAATGTTACGCCGCGGTAATACATCAATTAGCACTCAAGGTGTAAACAAAAATAACTGGGTTTTTGCCAGTGCTTCCTCACAAGGTCAAGCTAATGCTGGAGGCGTAGACGGAGACCTGCGAGTTTCGTTAGCGGTGAATAAAGTCACAACCACAGGCGAAGATTATCAAATTGGACGGGTGGTGATTGGTCAGATCCATGCTAACGATGATGAGCCTGTGCGTTTATATTATCGAAAACTGCCGGGCAATAATCTCGGTTCTGTCTACTTTGCTCACGAGAGTCGTGTTAAAGACAGCGACGGTGATAATATTGAAACCTATGTTGAGATGATAGGTTCGAGAAGCAATTCAGCGAGTAATCCTTCAGATGGGATCGCATTGGACGAGAAGTTTAGTTATCAGATTAGTGTTAACGTTAATTTGCTGACGGTGACAATAAGCCGTGAAGGAAAAAGTGATGTGGTTGCCAATTACGATATGAGCGAAAGCTTGTACGACCAAGACGGCCAGTATCATTATTTCAAAGTCGGGGTTTATCACCTGAATAATTCAAGTGATCCTGATGAATACGCCCAGGCCACCTTTTACGAGATCAAGAATAGTCACACAGGTTATAGCGCCAGCGAGTAA
- a CDS encoding sugar kinase: protein MSHQNENTSDNPSVDIFTKVSGPLVFAGECMLELVNKSENELGKSFAGDLYNSCVYLKRAFPELDIEFMSCLGMDKLSSELVSRLSNESIGSQFLPKIASHHIGSYMVITDDFGERSFIYWRGDSAAKRMVSALSSEQSLALNETGMFFFSGISLAILLDEERSLFWQKLEEMQQAGVVIAFDPNYRPQLWRSADIAKLNIEKAFQIADVLLPGVDDFDKLYGMDDVEQCIELCMQYSPKELVMKQGEKNVIIINEGGREVVPIVPNDNVVDTTSAGDAFNGVYIGARVSGFDPKTSALAASAAASKVIETPGAIMPKDLFENFWQSYKLPV, encoded by the coding sequence ATGTCACATCAGAATGAAAATACCAGCGATAACCCGTCAGTGGATATTTTTACTAAAGTAAGCGGGCCGCTAGTATTTGCAGGCGAGTGTATGCTTGAGTTGGTAAACAAGAGTGAGAATGAGCTTGGAAAGTCATTTGCAGGCGATTTATATAACTCTTGTGTCTATTTAAAACGTGCCTTTCCTGAGCTAGACATTGAATTTATGTCGTGCTTAGGAATGGACAAACTCAGTAGTGAGTTGGTGTCTCGTCTATCCAATGAGAGCATCGGCAGCCAGTTTCTCCCGAAGATAGCTTCACATCATATTGGCAGTTATATGGTAATTACTGACGATTTTGGTGAGCGCTCATTCATTTATTGGCGTGGTGATTCTGCCGCGAAGCGCATGGTTAGTGCTTTGTCTTCTGAGCAATCCTTGGCGTTAAATGAAACCGGAATGTTCTTCTTCTCAGGCATAAGTTTAGCGATTTTGTTGGATGAAGAAAGATCCTTGTTCTGGCAGAAACTAGAGGAAATGCAGCAGGCTGGCGTGGTGATTGCGTTTGATCCTAACTACCGCCCTCAGCTTTGGCGTTCTGCCGATATTGCGAAATTAAATATCGAAAAGGCGTTCCAGATAGCCGATGTATTACTACCTGGCGTAGATGACTTTGATAAGCTTTATGGTATGGATGACGTTGAGCAATGTATCGAGTTGTGCATGCAGTATTCGCCAAAAGAATTGGTGATGAAGCAAGGCGAGAAGAACGTCATCATCATCAACGAAGGCGGCCGAGAGGTTGTCCCCATTGTGCCCAATGACAATGTAGTTGATACCACCTCAGCGGGCGATGCATTTAATGGCGTTTATATTGGTGCTCGAGTTTCCGGTTTCGATCCTAAAACCTCTGCCTTAGCGGCTAGCGCAGCTGCAAGCAAAGTAATAGAAACACCAGGCGCTATCATGCCTAAAGACCTGTTCGAAAATTTCTGGCAGTCTTATAAATTACCGGTTTAA
- a CDS encoding cupin domain-containing protein produces MTHSEAFIYGDKQPIEDIGNGMKRQLMGYNDQIMMAKIWFDDNAIGYVHAHPHSQVTYIESGEFEVQVGEEKQLLKAGDCFFMLPHADHGAVCKKAGILIDVFSPLREDFL; encoded by the coding sequence ATGACACATAGCGAAGCGTTTATTTACGGTGATAAACAACCAATTGAAGATATTGGTAACGGCATGAAACGCCAATTAATGGGCTATAACGACCAAATTATGATGGCCAAAATCTGGTTTGACGACAATGCGATTGGTTATGTTCACGCCCATCCTCATTCTCAAGTTACCTATATTGAAAGCGGTGAATTTGAAGTGCAAGTGGGTGAAGAAAAACAATTATTGAAAGCTGGCGATTGCTTTTTTATGCTACCTCATGCTGACCACGGCGCAGTATGCAAAAAAGCTGGCATTTTAATCGATGTTTTCAGCCCGCTTAGAGAAGACTTTTTATAA
- a CDS encoding FadR/GntR family transcriptional regulator, with translation MKNRRMFWQIVEKIEALIDSGKYPPGSRLPPERELAETFNVSRPTIREAIIALEVRERVDVKTSSGVYVLENPQKAEPEVKVSAFELTQARALVEGEAAALAAASITEQELAELEATLVAMEKGIQPEKADRQFHLIISKATRNNAVSLAVEKFWQLRDSEPEIVNVYKNVCNRSDSDRLEEHRKIFTALKNRDSAEARQAMHYHFNRLINTLFEISEAKALEEVRKQSTQTRDLYSLNHLVD, from the coding sequence ATGAAAAATCGTCGCATGTTTTGGCAGATAGTCGAAAAAATCGAAGCGTTAATTGATTCCGGAAAGTATCCTCCCGGCAGTCGATTACCACCCGAACGTGAATTAGCTGAAACGTTTAACGTAAGCCGCCCTACTATTAGAGAAGCAATCATTGCTTTGGAAGTAAGGGAACGGGTAGACGTGAAAACAAGTTCTGGGGTTTACGTGCTGGAAAATCCTCAAAAAGCAGAACCTGAAGTAAAAGTCAGTGCCTTTGAATTAACCCAAGCAAGAGCATTAGTTGAAGGTGAAGCCGCAGCGTTAGCAGCAGCCTCAATTACCGAACAAGAACTGGCTGAATTAGAAGCCACTTTAGTTGCCATGGAAAAAGGCATTCAACCGGAAAAGGCCGATCGCCAGTTCCACCTCATCATATCCAAGGCAACGCGAAACAACGCGGTCTCTCTAGCGGTCGAAAAATTTTGGCAATTACGAGATTCAGAACCAGAGATTGTTAACGTCTACAAAAATGTCTGCAACCGCAGCGACAGCGACCGATTAGAAGAACATCGAAAGATATTCACCGCCCTAAAAAATCGAGATTCGGCCGAAGCAAGACAAGCAATGCATTATCATTTCAATCGATTAATCAATACATTATTCGAAATTAGCGAAGCTAAAGCCCTAGAAGAAGTGCGCAAACAATCGACCCAAACCCGCGATTTATATTCGTTGAATCATTTAGTCGATTAA
- a CDS encoding S8/S53 family peptidase, whose protein sequence is MYELTILNHEGEQITTTLYVFLKNGESIQLKDFRPFKIADVEEKDIDYIQIKAFALGFWRHAQNAPPSGSTIRLQRIDQTGPLGWWHRAHGITSSDINRGQNIRIGVIDLCLEIDESLQHIKNLGQMDPQGQLKEMNIAEHPHGRYCCSLLANKQTEDGGFEGISPGSEIFFIGAMDETDVSRLNPLQVATAVLTLSRDYQCDIINISAGDLDKKPQFLLSVILQARKNGTVIVVAGGNDNKKLKYPAGFAEVVTAVALGKKGACPPSSPGYEHERSQQAVDIDDTYYYWPNNDYGENVDYIAAGAGIIDTLDQTPNVDIYGTSYASPMLCGILAAKLSNNSTYHSCNRDISRVTLALDELKSTSIPLELGDNMKFSIPVL, encoded by the coding sequence ATGTATGAATTGACCATCTTAAACCATGAGGGTGAACAAATCACAACGACCCTCTATGTATTTTTGAAAAATGGAGAAAGTATTCAGCTTAAAGATTTTCGACCATTTAAAATTGCCGACGTAGAAGAAAAGGATATTGACTATATTCAGATAAAAGCCTTTGCGCTAGGGTTTTGGCGTCATGCTCAAAACGCCCCTCCTAGCGGTTCTACTATTCGTTTGCAGCGTATCGACCAAACGGGTCCTTTAGGTTGGTGGCACCGTGCCCATGGTATAACTAGCAGTGATATTAATCGTGGACAAAATATTAGAATTGGAGTCATTGATTTATGCTTAGAAATAGATGAATCACTTCAGCATATTAAGAATCTAGGACAAATGGATCCGCAAGGACAGCTTAAAGAAATGAATATAGCTGAGCATCCTCATGGGCGTTATTGTTGTTCTTTGTTAGCGAATAAACAGACTGAAGATGGGGGTTTTGAAGGTATTTCGCCAGGATCTGAAATCTTTTTTATTGGTGCGATGGATGAAACCGATGTGTCCAGATTGAATCCTCTCCAAGTGGCGACAGCGGTACTAACACTATCCAGAGATTATCAATGTGACATTATCAACATTAGCGCAGGAGACTTAGATAAAAAGCCGCAGTTTTTGTTAAGCGTCATTCTGCAAGCTAGAAAAAACGGAACAGTGATAGTCGTTGCCGGTGGAAATGATAATAAAAAACTCAAATATCCTGCGGGATTTGCCGAGGTGGTTACGGCGGTTGCTCTCGGTAAAAAAGGGGCGTGTCCTCCTTCGTCACCCGGTTATGAACATGAACGGTCTCAACAGGCTGTAGATATCGATGATACTTATTATTATTGGCCAAATAACGATTATGGTGAGAACGTGGATTATATCGCGGCCGGTGCAGGTATTATCGATACGCTAGATCAAACACCCAACGTCGATATTTACGGCACGTCATACGCTTCTCCGATGTTATGCGGGATATTGGCAGCTAAATTGTCTAATAATTCAACATATCATAGTTGCAACCGAGATATATCAAGAGTTACACTCGCCCTTGATGAGCTTAAATCGACATCAATACCCTTGGAATTAGGGGATAATATGAAGTTTAGCATTCCTGTATTATAA